The following is a genomic window from Rutidosis leptorrhynchoides isolate AG116_Rl617_1_P2 chromosome 8, CSIRO_AGI_Rlap_v1, whole genome shotgun sequence.
AGTTTATGAGAAAAaaaataagctctgaaaaaataagctagttAAGTAGTTTTTGAAAATAAACTAGGAAGCTTATAGAAGTAAAATTACATTATTAGCTTCTAAATCACTATTtagcattttttttttcattttatgttATTTTACATACATAAGCTTCAACtattttaccaaacacttataaaatatAAGCTCCAGCATCTAGCTTAAAAATAAGCTTCAGCTTCCAGTTCAAGCTACAAGCTCCAGCTCAAGCTACATGCTAGTTTTACTCAAACCCACCCATAAACTACTATGAAGAGCTTTTTTGCAAGAGCTTATGATATTtgtaagctctactttttatgtttatCAAACGAAACTTaagacttggagcttattaaaatcaaaaACTCAAGCTTCTATAAATTTTCAAAAGCTCTCATAAGTTGGTGCGCCAAACATACTATATAGTACAAGTTTATAAGCTCATACATAAACACTCCGTAAGTAGCTTTATTATTAATCTTTATcctattttaaataaatacaatataatataattatttgatTATAAATATTAAATCTTACCTTCATTCTTAATTATATGTTACTATaagaataaaaaaatattaaatttttattagTGATTGGTTAATCAAGCTTTAATTTTGAAATTAAAATTCCAAAATCCTTTGTCCCTTCCCTTTattcattatttaattataatttgtaaCACCTTCCTTATAAATTGTTCATCTTACTATTTACCTACATCTAAAAAAAAAAATGTCTTTTCGCAAAAATTAAATACAAGTATTATTAAACTCTTCAATTTATCCGGATTTATTAATCTTAAGCATCCATTTCTTAAATTTACTTAATCTTTCCTTCGGTAGATAAATAATTTTGCCTTATTCAAAGTAAACAAAAGAATGTCTATATTTTATCTCTTTAATATCTTACATTTGTGTGTTTAagtgttattattgttttatttttctaaaaataaattTAGTTAAGTTAACTTTGAATATAACAACAACAAAATTGATATTTGTTAaagttatataaataataaaaattagatGACATCTATTTTATTACTTAATTACTCACTTCATTTCAATTTGATTGATCAATTTTATTTTAATCTCAAAAAATTTGTTCGTTTTCATAAATagataaatagataagaataaagAGATAAAATTATTTTATATGCTTAATTAACACAAGTAAGAAATCTCGTGTTGCAGCTCGTGTGGTAGTGTCCTGCCTCTCTTAACGAGAGTCAGGAGTTGGACTCCCGTGGAGTGCATCATTGCAAACAAGTTTGTCCCTTGAATTCCACCCAAAGGTGTctttcgcacatcgcgttgcgCAGGGCCGGGCATGATGCCGTGCGGAGTGGGCGACGGCACCGGGCATCAAAAATCATGGGGCATCAATTTTGGAGTCCAATTTCATCTATACTAGACTCATTTTGGCCCATAGTTCTAGCTCAaataaatttattaaataaaaaaaatagaaaaatgccTATAATAGATGCCTAGATTTGGAAAAAGTGAGAAAAAAGGCCCATTAAACCAAACTATTAGGTGATCATGGGGCATCCAAACATCCAAAACAGTTTGTCACTCGTCAGTTCCCCAAATATCGATCTTGTTGGGGTTATTTTCTTTATTGACGCCACCTTCTCACTCATCATCGATTCATCTCTTCTGCTCAATTGCTCATCTTTAAATCTTCAAGAATCAATTTTGATTAAGAACTTAAGAAAAATAAACTCAACACTCTGTTCGTGTTGGTGTACGTACACGGTGCTCAATTCTTTCTTGCCATTCTGGATTCTGCCAATCACAAATTCTAAAGTTACAATCAAGGTGGCTTCTTTCCTTAATTCATTTTGTCCTCTTATTTTTTATTTAGATAAGTAATATGGAGTATATGATTTTAATGCAATGATgcctaataatattataaataattaaaatattacaTACGTTCTGCGTACAGTCCCTTGAAGCCTTGATATCTACTAGTATTCtgttcaaatttatatttcttataattgTTTCTTGGTATTCTTAATTTTTTAGATTGTTTATTTGTTTTgtttatataaattttgttaaaaAAATTTAGACAAGTATGTCTCCTCGAATACAACCATCCGGTGATTCGTATTGACAAAATTAGACAAGTATGCCTCCTCGACATCAATATTCTCTAGTGTTACTTTCACGGTTAAACGGGTTAGCAATTTTGAGTATTAAAAGCAGATTTTTATCTAGTgttgattatgataaaataattgAAGTTTTGCATCAAAATATGCATGTAGACATCATTTTAGGTGATTCGTATGTTGTAACTTGAATTTATTgtttgtttgtaaaattgtattgtgTTTATCGAATAAAAATCGGCGTAGggatgagccgcctagcttgactatGTTTCAAACCCTTAAAAAATTGCGGTGTGCTATTTAAATTTTTATAGGGGGCATACTTTCAACCATCTCGCACTGGGCATTCAAATTCTCAGGCCCGGCCCTGGCGTTGCGGTGACAGTGGGGGAGAGGGGTTTTACCGCCTATGTCCTCGAATTGAGTCGGGTTTCCTCCTGGCAGCAGTTGAAGGCGGGTTATGCTTGGGGGCAGATTATGCAACAaggggagatgaacgcgtgggtaatTAAGTCCCCTGAGTGATCccgattaattttttttaatacaaGTAAGATATAAAGATAATTGAAAAAGTAAAGCTGATATTTTGTATACGTGAATAGTTAGAGCTCACGGTATCCACACCGTTCTTGCTCGTCGATTTCAACGACGCCAGAAAATCAGACACCGCCCCACCGTCGAAACTCGTCGATTTCGTCCGTCGATTTCATCGTCGCTCAGGCGACggtgatttttaaatttttttttcctttttttcttttttttcttatcCTATTATTCTAATTGGTCCACCATTAAAATTGACTCCGAAATAGACACCGAAATGGACACCGAACGACACCCCACTTTAAtcaatttcaaagttcattttcgaCCTTGAAATGGACACCGAAAATAGACTAGTGCCCTTCAACTGAGACAAATAGAGTATAACACTATATACTACGTAGTAAATAAATCTCACCGGTCGGCTtgccgttttattattattattatatatgtttaattttagaaaaaaaaaaaaaagagtgagTGTGTATTGGGAAGAGTCACATTCGTTGAAAAAGTCAAAATCGTAGACCATCTTCTCCTTCCTTGTTTTCCTCTTTTTCCCCTCACTACCTGCGCTGTTAACATCACCAAATAACACACACtaaaatacacacacatacacacaactGCCTTTTGCCTCTACGCCCAACTGGTTGCGTACAAATTAACCAACTCTCAACCTCTTTCTGATCAGTTAGCACGAGCTACAACCACTTTTGACTTCTGGGTAACTCATTTTTTCAAGCTTTccgtttttattttaagtttccgaCGCAAAAAAAACTGCTACTTGTTAATTGTTaccttatattaatatattaaatatttatatatattagtttactACTCCGTACTAGTTAATTAATTACTTCCCTGTAATGAATGAATATATGGAAAATTTGAAAATGGTTCTTTTCAATTTCGACACTTTTGTTATTGCTGGTATTGAGTTACGTTGTGGGTTAGAAGGAAATTGAATTTTATCATTTCATTTTATGTAGTGTATAAAACTACTAATTGATAATTGATGAGACATAGCATACCTTTTTGTCATCTTTCCTTTTTTAGAAAGAAACAAGAAAAAAGCtatttatgtgtgtgtgtttttttggtGGTGTATGATGATGATACCTTCATATTTTTGTTTAAAGCTGTAAGcttttgtatgtgaaagaaataggtggttgtaatttgtaatttgtatctTTGAAGGCCTTTCATCTTTGATGAATCGCCTAGGTTATATTTAAGTTTTTCGTTTTATCCAAAAAAAGAAATAGGTTGACAATAAATGTAAGATGGAATGTTTTTAGAGTCGGTTTTTTGAGACCAAATTTTgggtttataaatgatttgcaCACTTTCTCCAATTTATAAATTGTTCAGTGTTTGATCAAGTGAGAATTTGATAGAAGTACATGTGGCTTTTAACATTATATATGGTATATGATATGATTGGAACCGATTATAGTCGGGTGATGATCCGTACACCGTCACTTGTTAGCCATACACCATCAAATGTGCTTTAAAGTATTGTACTATATgcatatttagtggtgtatggctaaaaatGGTGGTGTACATATCACCTCCCATTACAGTCTGGGGGCAGGGGCGTTTTTATTTGGGGGCAAGGGGGGGCTCCCGCCCATAGTGGATTTGCATTTTTCAGTgttaaaattttggatttttcgactttgcccccggtagatttttttttttttgccccaaaacataCATATTTTGCCCAAAACCTTCGACTTTTGCCCAAATTTCTCTAAATTTTgccctaaaaacttcaaattttgctCACAAACCTTCAAATATCgtccaaaaacctccatatttttgcTTAAAAACCTTCAATTTTTGCTCCAAAACCTCCGTTTTTACCCAAAAAACTTGCTatggttttaatttttttattttttttgccccGGGTGAAAAAAATTCATGGTTCCGCCACTAGAGGGGTATCTGTTATAGATTTATCTCCTATTATGGCACGTCACTTTTTCTTTTGCTATTAATTGTATATCCGTAATATTCAGATTTTTTACAACATCTAGTGCATGGCCGATGTGTGCCATTGCAAGGTTGATATCATCTGATGAGGTGTATAGTTCAATACATCAACTGGTTATTTTGCTTACTTTATatgtacaacaacaacagcaacaacaatacccaatcccaaggGTATATTTCGTTATATGATTTCAGTTTATCTTGTTAAACTTCAATTGTTGTTTTGCTGAAATTTTATGTATGCAGAGTCAGTTCTAAAGTCGGAGTATTGGTTTGTAGCTATTAACGGTTGCTCATTGCTATTGCTCTTACCACACAAAAAGTGTGGGGTCGTAACCGAACGTCGATAATGGCATCACTCAGTCCCAGGACTGATACTTCAACAGACGGGGACACTGAAGACAAACTTCTCAGGGTGATGCTTCTAACTAGATCGATGTATCTCTTAATTAAATTAATAGTTGTTATTCCTATAACAAGTATGTAAATGTAAATATGTAAGATGTAAATGTGAATTTGATAAAATTTGTGATTTTTGTTTCAGTTTAATAACAATTCACATGGGCTTGTGGTTTCTGATGCGAGTGATAAGTCAAGGGATCAAAAGGTTCGGTTATACATTCCTAACCTCCATTTTTAATTGCTACACATTTTGTTACGAAGTCATCTCTATAAACTGGTACCCGATTTCATAAAAGCAACATAAAACATAAAACTAGATTATCACTATGATCATTTGTTATGGAGTGGAAGTTTCTCATCTACTCATGAACTGGCTATTTTGGATCTGTTTTATCTTTTAATGAGTCAAATATCAACCAAATTTTTAAAAGGACAAAATCTTTACATGTGTAATGTGTTTTATGTAGCTTTTTAAATCATGTTACATATTGTAGGTTTTGAACTTCGGTGTTTTTTGGTTGATATATTGCAGACACTTCGTAGGCTTGCTCAGAACCGTGAAGCTGCAAGAAAGAGCCGTCTGCGGAAAAAAGTATGTTTTTTTTACATCTACTTTTGCTATATTATGAAGGCTTTGTCATCATTACTTATTATATATCATCCCGATACAGACTTATGATTCATGTATTTAAATATTTACCGAATGGTGGTGTTTTAGGCTTATGTGCAACAGCTGGAAAGTAGCAGAATGAAACTTACCCAACTTGAACAGGAGCTTCAGCGAGCTCGACAGCAGGTACACTTTAAATAGCTATTTAGCTGCACTTCAAGCTCACTCAATACTACCTTCAAGAATATTATTCAATTTTCttgattaatatattatttatttatcttCTTATTATAAAAGGGCATTTTTATTTCAAGTTCAGGAGAACAAGCTCAATCAATGAGCGGGAATGGTAAGATGCTTTTCAGGTTTTTCAGTATTTTTCTAATATAGCTAGTTATTGTAAGTCTTCAATAAATGCATGGTTGCACACGATGTTTGCGGCGGCCGTTGCGGCTCTTTGGGGACTAGTCTGTCCCGTTTCCCCTAAAACTGTCTAATTAGTCGGCCAACCCTAAAAGTCAGGTCAACGTCGGTCAAAACTTTTTGCTCCGGCGTTGTTCTATTGTAAACGAAAATCCCAAGCCCATTCAAAAAAAGCTGAGAAAAACACCAACTTCCGTAGTATCCTTTAAAGATATATTGATTGATATAATCATACAAAACATTATACAAAAACCTATTTATTATTTTAACTAACACCACATCATCTTATTTGTGAATAATTTATTTTCAAaatatttatgtttgaaacatatatatttaatatatcattatttaaGAGTCAACGCTGGTCAACGTCTGTTTTGACCCCATCTTGACCGGTTTGACCTTTCAAGGTCCTAACTGACTCGTCTCCGTCTCTTTTTCAACCTTGAATAAATGTAGTGATCTTATTATTAGAATGGACTAAATATGTTGATTTGAAATGTGATGTGATGTGATGTGATGAGGTGAGTGATTAATGCAGGAGCGTTGGCTTTCGATGTTGAATACGGACGGTGGGTGGAAGAGAATAACCGGAGGGTAACTGAGCTGAAAGGAGCTGTCAGCAATCACGCTGGTGATGGTGAACTGAGAATTATAGTCGATGGAGTTGTAGCACATTATGAAGATATTTTTAGAATTAAAGGTGACGCTGCTAAGGCCGATGTCTTTCATGTTCTATCTGGCATGTGGAAAACGCCTGCCGAAAGGTGTTTTTTGTGGTTAGGTGGATTTCGTTCATCAGAACTCCTAAAGGTCAGCATTACATCCTGCCACTTAAAATTTTCAGTATTTTCATTTTAATGCTGcttcttaatttatatatttcaagCACTCCTGTAAAAGCCGCTCgagtcggccgacgcgtcggccttTGGGGACTAACCCTCCCCGTTTTCGCTCAAAACTGCCTAAAAGTCGGATCAAAGTCGGTccgagtcggtcaaagtcaaagatggtaaaaattttaataatttttaaaatgaATTTTGTGCCATATATTTATGTTTGAAATagttatgtgtaatatatatatgtttaatatgtttattactaaaagtcaacgcCAGTCAACGCCAGTCAACGCCCGAACCGTCTCGTCCATCCAAAGTCTTGAGCGACTTGtctccgactcgcgacttttacaaccttggtttCAAGTGACACTTCCACCATGTTTTTCTCTAACTGGGTAGACTCGGGTCATCTTTAATGAATCAAATGtgtaaataatattttttaatagcGAGTGTTGAATCAGTTTTATACTATCAAAGTTAGtagtatatatacaaaataaagaaTTAGCTTAGACTGTTACTCCCTATTTACTAATGATGTTTGAAGAGAGAATAATAGTAGCTGAACAAATTCTGGCTTTAATAGGATTATTAGTACTCAAACGTGGGCCTATTGTTAAGAGACCAGATTTCGTGTTAacagtggcggatccaggattttttttcactaggggcaaaaaaaaatttaaaaccgtagcaatttttttgggcaGAATATGGAGGTTTTACGGCAAAAAATGGAAGTTTTTAGGCAAATtatagaggttttggggcaaattctgaaggtttgtgggtaaaatttgaaggttttggagcaaaatttggagaattttgggcaaaatttgaaggttttggggcaaaatatataggttttgggggaaaaaaaaaattcaccaggggcaaagtcgaaaaatccaaaatttttacactgaaaattggaaATCCcctgggggcgggcgccccccgGTCCCCACATAAATCCGCCCCTGCGTGTTAATTATTATATATGTGGGATATGCAGCTGCTTATAACTCAGTTGGAACCTTTAACGGAGCAGCAATTGTTAGCGATCGGGAACCTACAGCAAACATCACAGCAGGCAGAGGATGCGTTGTCCCAAGGGATGGAGGCGTTGCAGCAGTCGTTAGCCGAAACAATAGCAGGCTCTCTGGGCCCTGCAAATTCATCGGGGAATGTAGCCAACTACATGGGTCAAATGGCTATGGCTATGGGTAAACTTGGAACTCTCGAGGGCTTCATCCGACaggttattatttatttatttatttattattattattattataacacattTCATTCTTGTTATCTATCTACCAGTTAACTTTCTTGTCTTGATATGCCTTATCGGTTTGACTTGGGACCGGGAGCTCAACCAATTGCTTtgtgaatatttaaatttcatgctGATATATAACAGTTGTAAAGTATGTATCAGTAGGTTGATTATGGTTAATTATACCTTATATCTAAAAGACATCGCCCATCTGAACAGTAACCCCAGATTTTTCACAAACTACCCTcactcttttacttacttacattttagaTCCAAAAAAACTTACAATAGCTAACTTTATGGTTTTTTACAACCTTATCCCAAACTTTTAatattttatactttaaccattaaacttctcattcattataaatcgactacAATGCTTTATATCctacctaatagacaaaaacgaTTAACAGTCACCAGGGGTGCTTTCGTTCTTTCACTTTTTTCCCCCTTttccaactttttttttttaaaaaagcccccatagtttgttcaaatattaaaatcgacccccaaacagggggtaaagtgtcaaatactcattttcataaaaaaatttaaaaaaactacacccaaatattcaacgggccatatcttctcgctcgcaccgagttaaatttttctgacaccatcgttaaactcgaaacaattttaggagcacactgtcactaactatGCGCAaatcggacgctttttaaaaaacgctaaatatttgaggtacttctcATACACGtcaattttgcgttaaatttttaaaagtcgacaattccatagtgaaacgcggagatgtacatatattgttaatttaaaataacatttaaatctttcacggattataccttttagttcgactcgagttgcgcttcaacgatatcatcgttagccacgaaataattttacaaactaaacgcaatacaatacattgaaaaccgaaccccggcgcgaagcgagggttcgaacactagttgtGTCTATAATGAGTCAAACGGTTTTGATCATGGTTAACAGTAAACTGTTCACAGGGGTAACAAAGTCATTTTCCCATTTTTCATTTTTTTCTCCGTTGCTGACGTCATCACAAAGTCATccctatttttttcttttttttcctctCTCTTTTTTTGGGCTTTTGTTTTGCCCAATGAAGTGGGCCACAACTAGTTATAAATCATTAGCCAAAGCAGAAACTAGTCAAAAGGTTGAACTGAGTTGAAAGACTCTGAAAGTGTATATTTATGCTTATAACCTCAGAGTATTTTCATTAAAAAGAAGCAGGCTCTAATAAGTTTTACAGTAACATTTTTGGACACACGGCCCGTTTCAACCCTATCGGCAAATTGACTAACTGTACAAAGCAGTTTGGGTCCATTATGCCATCTGTGAACAAATTGCTGATGTCATAAGTCATAACATGTTTTCTTTGCTAATACTTTCAGGCTGACAACTTGCGTAAACAAACCTTAGAACAAATGCATAGAATATTGACGACTCGTCAATCAGCCAGGGCGCTCATAGCCATAAATGATTATTCATCTCGGCTTCGAGCTCTGAGCTCATTATGGCTTGCTCGCCCTCGTGAATGACTCATAACAAAAACATGAGATCCATGTTTTTATACCAAATATATAGAAACACACTCAAATGTGCAACAAATATAAGGATATGTACTTAACAAGAAGACGAAGGGCAGCAAATATGTGCAGCGGCTCTAAACTTCTTCAACTCGTTCCTTGTACCACCTTCATCCAACCGTTGCTGAGTTCACCTTTAGATTTGTATGAAAGATATCTCAACGATTAACTTAATTATTATAAGTTACAATGATTTGGTGTTATTTTTGTTTCAGTTTAAACCTATTAGACATTGTGAATTTGTAGTTTTGTAATTGATGTTAAGTGCTGATGCTTGAGTTTGGGTTGTACTTTGttgttagtgaaatgtcccgttcttattgattaaaaacgttccatattaattgatttcgttgcgaggttttgacctctatatgagacgtttttcaaagactgcattcatttttaaaacaaaacataacctttatttcataaataaaggtttaaaaagctttacgtagattatcaaataatgataatctaaaatatcctgtttacacacgaccattacataatggtttacaatacaaatatgttacatcgaaatcagtttcttgaatgcagtttttacacaatatcatacaaacatatacaaacatggactccaaatcttgtccttattttagtatgcaacagcggaagctcttagtattcacctgagaataaacatgctttaaacgtcaacaaaaatgttggtgagttataggtttaacttatatatatcaaatcgtaacaatagaccacaagatttcatatttcaatacacatcctatacatagagataaaaatcattcatatggtgaacacctggtaatcgacattaacaagatgcatatataagaatatccccatcattccgggacacccttcggatatgatataaatttcgaagtactaaagcatccggtactttggatggggtttgttaggcccaatagatctatctttaggattcgcgtcaattagggtgtctgttccctaattcttagattaccagacttaataaaaaggggcatattcgatttcgataattcaaccatagaatgtagtttcacgtacttgtgtctattttgtaaatcatttataaaacctgcatgtattctcatcccaaaaatattagattttaaaagtgggactataactcactttcacagatttttacttcgtcgggaagtaagacttggccactggttgattcacgaacctataacaatatatacatatatatcaaagtatgttcaaaatatatttacaacacttttaatatattttgatgttttaagtttattaagtcagctgtcctcgttagtaacctacaactagttgtccacagttagatgtacagaaataaatcgataaatattatcttgaatcaatccacgacccagtgtatacgtatctcagtattgatcacaactcaaactatatatattttggaatcaacctcaaccctgtatagctaactccaacattcacatatagagtgtctatggttgttccgaaatatatatagatgtgtcgacatgataggtcgaaacattgtatacgtgtctatggtatctcaagattacataatatacaatacaagttgattaagttatggttggaatagatttgttaccaattttcacgtagctaaaatgagaaaaattatccaatcttgttttacccataacttcttcattttaaattcgttttgagtgaatcaaattgctatggtttcatattgaactctattttatgaatctaaacagaaaaagtataggtttatagtcggaaaaataagttacaagtcgtttttgtaaaggtagtcatttcagtcgaaagaacgacgtctagatgaccattttagaaaacatacttccactttgagtttaaccataatttttggatatagttttatgttcataataaaaatcattttcctagaataacaacttttaaatcaaagtttatcttagtttttaattaactaacccaaaacagcccgcggtgttactacgacggcgtaaatccgattttacggtgtttttcgtgtttccaggttttaaatcattaagttagcatatcatatagatatagaacatgtgtttagttgattttaaaagtcaagttagaaggattaacttttatttgcgaacaagtttagaattaactaaactatgttctagtgattacaagtttaaaccttcgaataagatagctttatatgtatgaatcgaatgatgttatgaacatcattactacctcaagttccttggataaacctactggaaatgagaaaaatagatctagcttcaaaggatccttggatggcttgaaagttcttg
Proteins encoded in this region:
- the LOC139861813 gene encoding transcription factor TGA2.3-like; this translates as MASLSPRTDTSTDGDTEDKLLRFNNNSHGLVVSDASDKSRDQKTLRRLAQNREAARKSRLRKKAYVQQLESSRMKLTQLEQELQRARQQGIFISSSGEQAQSMSGNGALAFDVEYGRWVEENNRRVTELKGAVSNHAGDGELRIIVDGVVAHYEDIFRIKGDAAKADVFHVLSGMWKTPAERCFLWLGGFRSSELLKLLITQLEPLTEQQLLAIGNLQQTSQQAEDALSQGMEALQQSLAETIAGSLGPANSSGNVANYMGQMAMAMGKLGTLEGFIRQADNLRKQTLEQMHRILTTRQSARALIAINDYSSRLRALSSLWLARPRE